A genomic segment from Gracilinanus agilis isolate LMUSP501 chromosome 1, AgileGrace, whole genome shotgun sequence encodes:
- the LOC123231376 gene encoding ribose-phosphate pyrophosphokinase 2-like: protein MPNIVLFSGSSHQDLSQKVADRLGLELGKVVTKKFSNQETSVEIGESVRGEDVYIIQSGCGEINDNLMELLIMINACKIASSSRVTAVIPCFPYARQDKKDKSRAPISAKLVANMLSVAGADHIITMDLHASQIQGFFDIPVDNLYAEPAVLQWIRENIAEWRNCIIVSPDAGGAKRVTSIADRLNVEFALIHKERKKANEVDSMVLVGDVKDRVAILVDDMADTCVTICHAADKLLSAGATKVYAILTHGIFSGPAISRINNAAFEAVVVTNTIPQEDKMKHCSKIQVIDISMILAEAIRRTHNGESVSYLFSHVPL from the coding sequence ATGCCCAACATCGTGCTGTTCAGTGGCAGCTCGCACCAGGACCTGTCCCAGAAAGTGGCGGACAGGTTGGGGCTGGAACTGGGCAAGGTAGTCACTAAGAAATTCAGCAATCAGGAGACCAGTGTAGAAATCGGTGAAAGTGTGAGAGGGGAAGATGTCTACATCATCCAAAGTGGCTGTGGGGAAATTAATGATAACTTGATGGAACTTCTCATTATGATCAATGCTTGCAAAATTGCATCATCATCCAGGGTGACTGCAGTGATCCCATGTTTTCCATATGCCCGACAAGATAAAAAAGACAAGAGTCGTGCTCCAATTTCTGCAAAACTTGTGGCTAATATGCTTTCAGTGGCTGGGGCTGATCATATCATTACAATGGATCTCCATGCTTCTCAGATACAGGGATTTTTTGATATTCCAGTGGATAATTTGTATGCAGAACCTGCAGTCTTACAATGGATTCGAGAAAATATTGCAGAATGGAGGAATTGTATCATTGTGTCTCCAGATGCTGGTGGAGCGAAAAGAGTGACATCAATTGCTGACAGACTGAATGTGGAGTTCGCTTTGAttcataaagaaagaaagaaggcaaatgAAGTAGACAGTATGGTTTTAGTTGGTGATGTGAAAGATCGTGTAGCCATCCTTGTGGATGACATGGCTGATACATGTGTCACGATATGCCATGCTGCAGATAAGTTACTGTCTGCTGGAGCCACCAAAGTTTATGCTATTCTGACTCATGGAATCTTCTCTGGGCCAGCTATTTCCAGGATTAATAATGCAGCATTTGAGGCTGTGGTGGTCACAAATACAATTCCACAAGAAGACAAAATGAAGCACTGCTCTAAAATCCAGGTTATTGACATTTCAATGATACTGGCTGAAGCAATACGGAGAACACACAATGGTGAATCTGTATCTTACCTGTTCAGTCATGTTCCACTATAA